The following are from one region of the Salvia hispanica cultivar TCC Black 2014 chromosome 1, UniMelb_Shisp_WGS_1.0, whole genome shotgun sequence genome:
- the LOC125201827 gene encoding protein GIGANTEA-like isoform X1, which yields MLFMATSNEKWIDSLQFSSLFWPPPQDAEQRKAQITAYVEYFGQFTSEQFADDIAELIRSRYPSKENRLFDDVLATFVLHHPEHGHAVLLPIISCIIDCTLEYDRSGPPFASFISLFCPNSENEYSEQWALACGEILRILTHYNRPIYKLERHENLPDRSSSGDHASTSKSIDGEPSSSPSSLAERKPLRPLSPWITDILLATPLGIRSDYFRWCGGVMGKYAAGELKPPITATSRGSGKHPQLMPSTPRWAVANGAGVILSVCDEEVARYETATLTAAAVPALLLPPPTTPMDEHLVAGLPALEPYARLFHRYYAIASPSATQRLLLGLLEAPPSWAPDALDAAVQLVELLRAAEDYATGMRLPRNWMHLHFLRAIGIAMSMRAGIAADAAAALLFRILSQPALLFPPLRQVDGIELQHQPLGGYISSERKQQRELPAAEATVEATAQGIVSMLCAHGPEVEWRICTIWEAAYGLIPLSSSAVDLPDIIVATPLQPPVLSWNLYIPLLKVLEYLPRGSPSETCLMKIFVATVEAILQRTFPPESSREQTRKTRYIFGSASKNLAVAELRTMVHALFLESCASVELASRLLFVVLTVCVSHEAQPNSSKRPKGEKSHSEYVGEDGWKERESEIDKQCKKQGPVAAFDSYVIAAVCALSCELQLFPLISKGSNGVGARNVSDIAKPAKVNDLSSQLQSGIDSAVDHTRRILAILEALFSLKPSSIGTSWSYSSNEIVAAAMVAAHVSDLFRRSKACMRALSTLVRCKWDSEIYSRASSLFNLIDIHSKVVASIVNKAEPLEAHLLHAPSLKEISSCFHGKKLKNCGSCRQSEPDRPSLSPCENLPRSEDLVIHRKYDSGEAGRCSMDKGIANFPIDASDLANFLTMDRHIGFNCSGNVLLRSVLAEKQELCFSVVSLLWHKLIVSPETQPSAESTSAQQGWRQVVAALCNVVSASPAKAATAVVLQAERELKPWIAKDDDLGQKMWRVNQRIVKVIVELMRNHEAAESLVILASASDVLLRATDGMLVDGEACTLPQLELLEVTARAVQAVLEWGESGLAVVDGLSNLLKCRLPATVRCVSHPSAHVRALSTSVLRAILHNGSLKPKTKPPDVNIIHNPRYQQYLNKIGTIDWQADIEKCLTWEAHSRLATGLPIEFVGSAAKELGCAISV from the exons ATGCT GTTTATGGCAACATCAAATGAGAAGTGGATCGACAGTTTGCAGTTCTCTTCATTATTTTGGCCGCCTCCACAAGATGCAGAACAACGAAAG GCTCAAATTACTGCATATGTTGAATATTTCGGACAGTTCACCTCAGAACAATTTGCTGATGACATAGCAGAg TTAATCCGTAGCCGGTATCCGTCCAAGGAGAACAGACTTTTTGACGATGTTCTTg CTACTTTTGTTCTTCACCATCCGGAGCATGGCCATGCTGTTCTACTTCCTATTATTTCATGTATTATCGATTGCACACTTGAATATGACAGAAGTGGTCCACCATTTGCTTCTTTCATTTCCTTGTTTTGTCCAAACAGCGAG AATGAGTATTCGGAGCAGTGGGCCCTTGCATGTGGTGAGATACTAAGAATATTGACCCACTATAACAGGCCAATTTACAAATTGGAACGCCATGAAAATTTACCCGATAGAAGTAGCAGTGGAGATCATGCATCAACTAGCAAGTCAATAGATGGAGAGCCTTCTTCTTCACCCTCCTCGCTGGCAGAGAGGAAACCTTTGAGGCCACTGTCTCCCTGGATCACTGATATTTTGCTTGCCACACCTCTTGGTATAAGGAGTGATTATTTTCGATG GTGCGGTGGTGTTATGGGAAAATATGCTGCTGGAGAGTTAAAACCGCCTATTACTG CCACTTCTCGTGGATCTGGGAAGCATCCCCAGCTTATGCCATCAACTCCGAGGTGGGCCGTTGCTAATGGCGCTGGAGTTATACTTAGTGTATGTGACGAGGAAGTAGCTCGATATGAAACTGCTACTTTGACTGCAGCCGCCGTCCCTGCACTTCTTCTTCCACCTCCAACAACACCTATGGATGAACATCTAGTCGCTGGTCTGCCAGCACTTGAACCTTATGCACGTCTCTTTCACAG ATACTATGCAATTGCTAGTCCAAGTGCCACCCAAAGGCTCCTTCTTGGACTTCTAGAGGCTCCGCCCTCCTGGGCTCCAGATGCTCTTGATGCTGCTGTACAACTAGTGGAACTTCTTCGAGCAGCAGAAGACTATGCCACAGGCATGAGG CTCCCAAGGAATTGGATGCACTTGCATTTCCTACGAGCAATTGGGATTGCGATGTCTATGCGAGCTGGAATTGCTGCAGATGCTGCAGCTGCCTTACTTTTCCGAATACTTTCTCAACCAGCTTTACTTTTTCCCCCATTGAGACAAGTTGATGGTATTGAACTTCAGCACCAGCCTCTAGGTGGTTATATTTCGTCTGAAAGAAAGCAG CAACGAGAATTGCCAGCAGCAGAAGCTACAGTAGAAGCTACTGCCCAAGGGATTGTATCTATGCTTTGTGCACATGGTCCAGAGGTTGAATGGCGAATTTGTACGATATGGGAAGCTGCTTACGGTTTGATACCTTTAAGTTCTTCTGCAGTTGATCTTCCAGATATCATAGTCGCAACACCACTGCAGCCTCCCGTACTATCATGGAACTTGTACATTCCTCTTCTTAAAGTACTTGAATATCTTCCTCGTGGAAGCCCATCCGAAACCTGtcttatgaaaatatttgttgctACCGTTGAAGCAATTCTACAAAGGACATTCCCACCTGAGTCCTCTAGAGAACAAACTAGGAAGACCAGATATATTTTTGGGTCTGCATCCAAGAATCTTGCTGTGGCGGAGCTTCGCACAATGGTTCACGCACTATTCTTAGAGTCGTGTGCTTCTGTAGAGCTTGCCTCCCGCCTTCTTTTTGTTGTCTTAACTGTCTGTGTCAGCCATGAAGCGCAGCCCAATAGCAGCAAGCGCCCCAAAGGTGAAAAATCTCATTCTGAATATGTAGGTGAAGACGGGTGGAAGGAAAGGGAATCAGAAATTGATAAACAGTGCAAGAAACAGGGGCCTGTAGCAGCATTTGATTCTTACGTTATTGCTGCTGTTTGTGCCTTATCATGTGAACTCCAGCTCTTCCCTTTGATCTCAAAAGGAAGTAACGGCGTAGGTGCGAGAAATGTTTCTGACATTGCTAAGCCTGCGAAAGTGAATGACCTGTCCAGTCAGTTGCAGAGTGGTATTGATTCAGCAGTTGATCACACTCGCAGAATATTAGCAATCCTAGAGGCCCTTTTCTCTTTGAAACCATCTTCGATTGGCACTTCTTGGAGCTACAGTTCAAATGAAATAGTGGCTGCCGCTATGGTTGCAGCTCATGTTTCTGATTTGTTTAGACGTTCAAAGGCATGCATGCGTGCTCTTTCCACCCTGGTGAGATGCAAGTGGGACAGTGAAATTTATTCTAGGGCGTCGTCCCTCTTCAATCTGATTGATATTCACAGCAAAGTTGTTGCGTCTATAGTCAACAAAGCTGAGCCATTGGAGGCTCACCTACTCCATGCGCCATCACTGAAGGAAATATCTTCATGTTTTCATGGTAAAAAGCTTAAAAATTGTGGTAGCTGTCGCCAATCAGAACCAGATCGTCCCTCTTTGTCACCATGTGAAAACTTGCCTCGTTCTGAAGATTTAGTTATTCATAGGAAGTATGATTCTGGCGAAGCTGGAAGATGTTCAATGGACAAAGGAATTGCAAATTTCCCTATAGATGCTTCGGATTTGGCCAACTTCTTGACGATGGATAGGCATATAGGATTTAATTGCAGTGGGAATGTTCTTCTGAGGTCTGTCCTTGCTGAAAAGCAAGAACTATGTTTTTCTGTTGTTTCACTGCTTTGGCACAAACTGATTGTTTCACCTGAGACACAACCCAGTGCTGAGAGCACGTCTGCCCAGCAAGGATGGAGACAG GTGGTGGCTGCACTCTGCAATGTAGTATCGGCATCACCAGCAAAAGCTGCAACAGCCGTTGTCCTTCAG GCGGAGAGGGAATTGAAACCTTGGATTGCTAAGGACGACGATCTTGGGCAAAAGATGTGGAGAGTCAACCAGAGAATTGTGAAAGTGATTGTCGAGTTAATGAGGAATCACGAGGCCGCAGAGTCGCTAGTAATTCTTGCTAGTGCATCAGACGTCCTCCTCCGTGCCACGGACGGGATGCTTGTTGATGGAGAAGCATGCACTTTACCTCAGCTGGAG CTTCTGGAAGTAACGGCAAGAGCAGTTCAAGCCGTGCTTGAATGGGGAGAGTCAGGATTAGCAGTTGTAGATGGCCTCTCAAACCTCTTGAAG TGTCGCCTCCCAGCCACAGTTCGCTGCGTTTCTCACCCGAGCGCCCATGTCCGCGCGCTCAGCACCTCGGTTCTCCGCGCAATCCTACACAACGGTTCACTGAAGCCAAAGACCAAACCACCGGATGTGAACATAATCCACAACCCGCGGTACCAGCAGTACTTGAACAAGATAGGCACCATTGACTGGCAAGCTGACATCGAGAAGTGCTTGACGTGGGAAGCGCACAGCCGGCTCGCAACGGGGCTGCCCATCGAGTTTGTGGGTTCGGCTGCGAAGGAATTAGGGTGTGCTATATCTGTGTGA
- the LOC125201827 gene encoding protein GIGANTEA-like isoform X2 — MATSNEKWIDSLQFSSLFWPPPQDAEQRKAQITAYVEYFGQFTSEQFADDIAELIRSRYPSKENRLFDDVLATFVLHHPEHGHAVLLPIISCIIDCTLEYDRSGPPFASFISLFCPNSENEYSEQWALACGEILRILTHYNRPIYKLERHENLPDRSSSGDHASTSKSIDGEPSSSPSSLAERKPLRPLSPWITDILLATPLGIRSDYFRWCGGVMGKYAAGELKPPITATSRGSGKHPQLMPSTPRWAVANGAGVILSVCDEEVARYETATLTAAAVPALLLPPPTTPMDEHLVAGLPALEPYARLFHRYYAIASPSATQRLLLGLLEAPPSWAPDALDAAVQLVELLRAAEDYATGMRLPRNWMHLHFLRAIGIAMSMRAGIAADAAAALLFRILSQPALLFPPLRQVDGIELQHQPLGGYISSERKQQRELPAAEATVEATAQGIVSMLCAHGPEVEWRICTIWEAAYGLIPLSSSAVDLPDIIVATPLQPPVLSWNLYIPLLKVLEYLPRGSPSETCLMKIFVATVEAILQRTFPPESSREQTRKTRYIFGSASKNLAVAELRTMVHALFLESCASVELASRLLFVVLTVCVSHEAQPNSSKRPKGEKSHSEYVGEDGWKERESEIDKQCKKQGPVAAFDSYVIAAVCALSCELQLFPLISKGSNGVGARNVSDIAKPAKVNDLSSQLQSGIDSAVDHTRRILAILEALFSLKPSSIGTSWSYSSNEIVAAAMVAAHVSDLFRRSKACMRALSTLVRCKWDSEIYSRASSLFNLIDIHSKVVASIVNKAEPLEAHLLHAPSLKEISSCFHGKKLKNCGSCRQSEPDRPSLSPCENLPRSEDLVIHRKYDSGEAGRCSMDKGIANFPIDASDLANFLTMDRHIGFNCSGNVLLRSVLAEKQELCFSVVSLLWHKLIVSPETQPSAESTSAQQGWRQVVAALCNVVSASPAKAATAVVLQAERELKPWIAKDDDLGQKMWRVNQRIVKVIVELMRNHEAAESLVILASASDVLLRATDGMLVDGEACTLPQLELLEVTARAVQAVLEWGESGLAVVDGLSNLLKCRLPATVRCVSHPSAHVRALSTSVLRAILHNGSLKPKTKPPDVNIIHNPRYQQYLNKIGTIDWQADIEKCLTWEAHSRLATGLPIEFVGSAAKELGCAISV; from the exons ATGGCAACATCAAATGAGAAGTGGATCGACAGTTTGCAGTTCTCTTCATTATTTTGGCCGCCTCCACAAGATGCAGAACAACGAAAG GCTCAAATTACTGCATATGTTGAATATTTCGGACAGTTCACCTCAGAACAATTTGCTGATGACATAGCAGAg TTAATCCGTAGCCGGTATCCGTCCAAGGAGAACAGACTTTTTGACGATGTTCTTg CTACTTTTGTTCTTCACCATCCGGAGCATGGCCATGCTGTTCTACTTCCTATTATTTCATGTATTATCGATTGCACACTTGAATATGACAGAAGTGGTCCACCATTTGCTTCTTTCATTTCCTTGTTTTGTCCAAACAGCGAG AATGAGTATTCGGAGCAGTGGGCCCTTGCATGTGGTGAGATACTAAGAATATTGACCCACTATAACAGGCCAATTTACAAATTGGAACGCCATGAAAATTTACCCGATAGAAGTAGCAGTGGAGATCATGCATCAACTAGCAAGTCAATAGATGGAGAGCCTTCTTCTTCACCCTCCTCGCTGGCAGAGAGGAAACCTTTGAGGCCACTGTCTCCCTGGATCACTGATATTTTGCTTGCCACACCTCTTGGTATAAGGAGTGATTATTTTCGATG GTGCGGTGGTGTTATGGGAAAATATGCTGCTGGAGAGTTAAAACCGCCTATTACTG CCACTTCTCGTGGATCTGGGAAGCATCCCCAGCTTATGCCATCAACTCCGAGGTGGGCCGTTGCTAATGGCGCTGGAGTTATACTTAGTGTATGTGACGAGGAAGTAGCTCGATATGAAACTGCTACTTTGACTGCAGCCGCCGTCCCTGCACTTCTTCTTCCACCTCCAACAACACCTATGGATGAACATCTAGTCGCTGGTCTGCCAGCACTTGAACCTTATGCACGTCTCTTTCACAG ATACTATGCAATTGCTAGTCCAAGTGCCACCCAAAGGCTCCTTCTTGGACTTCTAGAGGCTCCGCCCTCCTGGGCTCCAGATGCTCTTGATGCTGCTGTACAACTAGTGGAACTTCTTCGAGCAGCAGAAGACTATGCCACAGGCATGAGG CTCCCAAGGAATTGGATGCACTTGCATTTCCTACGAGCAATTGGGATTGCGATGTCTATGCGAGCTGGAATTGCTGCAGATGCTGCAGCTGCCTTACTTTTCCGAATACTTTCTCAACCAGCTTTACTTTTTCCCCCATTGAGACAAGTTGATGGTATTGAACTTCAGCACCAGCCTCTAGGTGGTTATATTTCGTCTGAAAGAAAGCAG CAACGAGAATTGCCAGCAGCAGAAGCTACAGTAGAAGCTACTGCCCAAGGGATTGTATCTATGCTTTGTGCACATGGTCCAGAGGTTGAATGGCGAATTTGTACGATATGGGAAGCTGCTTACGGTTTGATACCTTTAAGTTCTTCTGCAGTTGATCTTCCAGATATCATAGTCGCAACACCACTGCAGCCTCCCGTACTATCATGGAACTTGTACATTCCTCTTCTTAAAGTACTTGAATATCTTCCTCGTGGAAGCCCATCCGAAACCTGtcttatgaaaatatttgttgctACCGTTGAAGCAATTCTACAAAGGACATTCCCACCTGAGTCCTCTAGAGAACAAACTAGGAAGACCAGATATATTTTTGGGTCTGCATCCAAGAATCTTGCTGTGGCGGAGCTTCGCACAATGGTTCACGCACTATTCTTAGAGTCGTGTGCTTCTGTAGAGCTTGCCTCCCGCCTTCTTTTTGTTGTCTTAACTGTCTGTGTCAGCCATGAAGCGCAGCCCAATAGCAGCAAGCGCCCCAAAGGTGAAAAATCTCATTCTGAATATGTAGGTGAAGACGGGTGGAAGGAAAGGGAATCAGAAATTGATAAACAGTGCAAGAAACAGGGGCCTGTAGCAGCATTTGATTCTTACGTTATTGCTGCTGTTTGTGCCTTATCATGTGAACTCCAGCTCTTCCCTTTGATCTCAAAAGGAAGTAACGGCGTAGGTGCGAGAAATGTTTCTGACATTGCTAAGCCTGCGAAAGTGAATGACCTGTCCAGTCAGTTGCAGAGTGGTATTGATTCAGCAGTTGATCACACTCGCAGAATATTAGCAATCCTAGAGGCCCTTTTCTCTTTGAAACCATCTTCGATTGGCACTTCTTGGAGCTACAGTTCAAATGAAATAGTGGCTGCCGCTATGGTTGCAGCTCATGTTTCTGATTTGTTTAGACGTTCAAAGGCATGCATGCGTGCTCTTTCCACCCTGGTGAGATGCAAGTGGGACAGTGAAATTTATTCTAGGGCGTCGTCCCTCTTCAATCTGATTGATATTCACAGCAAAGTTGTTGCGTCTATAGTCAACAAAGCTGAGCCATTGGAGGCTCACCTACTCCATGCGCCATCACTGAAGGAAATATCTTCATGTTTTCATGGTAAAAAGCTTAAAAATTGTGGTAGCTGTCGCCAATCAGAACCAGATCGTCCCTCTTTGTCACCATGTGAAAACTTGCCTCGTTCTGAAGATTTAGTTATTCATAGGAAGTATGATTCTGGCGAAGCTGGAAGATGTTCAATGGACAAAGGAATTGCAAATTTCCCTATAGATGCTTCGGATTTGGCCAACTTCTTGACGATGGATAGGCATATAGGATTTAATTGCAGTGGGAATGTTCTTCTGAGGTCTGTCCTTGCTGAAAAGCAAGAACTATGTTTTTCTGTTGTTTCACTGCTTTGGCACAAACTGATTGTTTCACCTGAGACACAACCCAGTGCTGAGAGCACGTCTGCCCAGCAAGGATGGAGACAG GTGGTGGCTGCACTCTGCAATGTAGTATCGGCATCACCAGCAAAAGCTGCAACAGCCGTTGTCCTTCAG GCGGAGAGGGAATTGAAACCTTGGATTGCTAAGGACGACGATCTTGGGCAAAAGATGTGGAGAGTCAACCAGAGAATTGTGAAAGTGATTGTCGAGTTAATGAGGAATCACGAGGCCGCAGAGTCGCTAGTAATTCTTGCTAGTGCATCAGACGTCCTCCTCCGTGCCACGGACGGGATGCTTGTTGATGGAGAAGCATGCACTTTACCTCAGCTGGAG CTTCTGGAAGTAACGGCAAGAGCAGTTCAAGCCGTGCTTGAATGGGGAGAGTCAGGATTAGCAGTTGTAGATGGCCTCTCAAACCTCTTGAAG TGTCGCCTCCCAGCCACAGTTCGCTGCGTTTCTCACCCGAGCGCCCATGTCCGCGCGCTCAGCACCTCGGTTCTCCGCGCAATCCTACACAACGGTTCACTGAAGCCAAAGACCAAACCACCGGATGTGAACATAATCCACAACCCGCGGTACCAGCAGTACTTGAACAAGATAGGCACCATTGACTGGCAAGCTGACATCGAGAAGTGCTTGACGTGGGAAGCGCACAGCCGGCTCGCAACGGGGCTGCCCATCGAGTTTGTGGGTTCGGCTGCGAAGGAATTAGGGTGTGCTATATCTGTGTGA